From Hippoglossus hippoglossus isolate fHipHip1 chromosome 14, fHipHip1.pri, whole genome shotgun sequence:
ACAATTATGATCTGCATTTGCACAAATtactaaaacacaaaaataattataggagaatatttatacattttgaatgTCTATCTGtcatcaaaaccaaaacaaaaatgtcaagtCGCACTTTCGTAACCTTGGTGGAGTTGTACTTAAAATTACTGGTTAGCCagaaaagtataaataacattttggtTCAATATCAGTACATTTCACAGGATAAGCCAGCCTGTATCAATATTGCTGTCCATGGAGTGAGTCATTGTTTCATATAAATACTGAAGACATAAGAATATAACTTGGTTAAAAAGTATTAGGTCAGTGTCAGGTCTCGGGGGGTTGGACTCAAAATGATAAGAAAAGCTCTGCGTCTATCAGATCCATATGATATGATCTTTGTGTCTATCGATAGGTAATAACCCAAAGACATACAGTCTTTGGGTTATTACTCTTTGGGAAATGTACATTTTTGAGTCCAACCCCCCGAGAGCTAACAATTTATCTAATAAACTTTCATAAACCAGTTTATATCtcattgaataaatcacaaacagctGTAGTTGCGCAACTGTCAGAAAGTGTGGCGGCAATGACAATTGCCCCCAAACActtgtgacagctgcctccaaacattGTGTGGCAACAAATGCAGCTGCCtataaacagtgtggcaacaaaggcagctgccttcaaacagtgtggcaacagaggcagctgcctctaaacaaaggggcaacaaaggcagctgcctccaaacagtgtggcaacaggCCACCAGAAATGCATCTACGAGCTAACAttgccacgatttgagctttCCTTTACTGCATTTACTTCCACCATGGATGAAGATTACTACAAAGCACTTAAGATAAACAAGAGCGCCACAGCTGCAGATATCAAAAAGGCGTAGGTCTCTCTCGTTAAATTACAATCCTGAAAACTTAAAGCCATTCACACATGTTTAATATCAgctgttctttttgttgttgttgatttctACCTCTTTTTGCCAGATATCGATGTCTCGCGTTGAAGTTTCACccaaacagcagcaaagaaGCAGGAAGCTCAGACAGGTTCAGTCAGCTGGGTGAAGCCTACGATGTTCTCAGCGACCGTAAGTAACCAGAAGagtgaagagagacagagagagactatgggaggaaaaaacacaaagatagtgacatgtagtaaaataaataaatgaatgtgggggccgagagacagaaaagaggggagaagtgctcagtgcatgatgtgAATTACCCCGGCAGTCTAGACCTATATATAAATTTATATCCCtcataactaagggatggttcaggactcactgTATGCAGAACTAactataaaaactaatttacaaTACAAGGAAAGAGTTTAGTTTGTAAATCTATAAAACTGTCCACATTTTACCACACAGCGTATTAACAGACTGTGTcaatatgtgttttctttgttacaGCTCGGAAAAAGGCAACCTATGACAGGTTTGGTGAGGAGGGACTAAAGGGTGGGATTCCACCTGAGTTTGGCAGAGGTGGCGCCTggtcctctaaatatgcctacCACGGGAAtccagaaaaaacatttaaacatttctttggATGTGACAACCCATTTGCAGGTGAAAAAAATAGAGACGAATTCCATACAGTAATATGTTTGCTCAAACTTAATACCAGCAGCCTTTTATTTTTGcctaatttattcatttatttatcaataGTCTTCTCTGCAAATGATGTACCACTTCAGTTTGTTGGCCTGCAACCAGTGGTGGTGAAGACACAAGACCCCCCAATAGAGAGAGACCTTCCTTTGTCCCTGGATGATCTGTTCCATGGGTGCACAAAAAAGATTAAGATATATCGCAACGTAAgaacatctgtgtgtgagatATCCTTTCAGATTACACAATCTTTCAGAGGTCgaatcattcacacattcatttgttACGCTGAAAGCAACTCATGGGCACACATCAAATGACTTGTTACATCTAATaatcacaaaaatgtattcatttatctTTGCCTTATTTCTTGAACAGGTAATGAATGAGGGTGGATACACATCCAGTGTCAAAGACAAGATCCTCTCTATAGATGTAAATCCTGGATGGAAAGAAGGCACAAGAATTGTTTTCTCCAAAGAGGGAGATCAGGTAAAATAACTAAACAACATTACTTTCTgttgatatttaaaaatgctCTAAAAATTTCCAATGCATTTGAAAAGCATTACACAAATCAATTTTACTCACCTATACTTACAAATCTCACAATAAAGTATATCTCACAAGACCTGAGTTTAGGTTTCTGATGCTGTCTCTGATGGTGATTTATCAAACTCTCTGTTGTCTCATACTTAGTTCAGAATTGTCAGCAAATGGGACTTTATAATAGATAATCCAAGTTTTTAGTGTACTGTAACCTAGCAATACACCAATGCGAAAAGTAAATTATGGATGAAAAGCACAAAACATATTCCTACAGCTGAaaagttttggtttgaaaaaaaagaatatatatttccTATAATTATATTAATGCAACATTCTACAGATTTATACTGGATTATCATTACATGATAATAACCATTATGACACCTATAGGAAGGGTAATTCCTTATTGGATCGATCATATGGGAATTATTAATTTTCTTAGTATTCAAAAGATTTTTATGaagtctgtttcattttatactAGATTTTTTAATTCcacaattttacattttttctcttGTCATGTTGTTATTATACCAGGCTAACAGTGGTGACTGGAAACTTGCTCCAACTTTCAAAAGCAATTAACCCTAAAACTGTGAATAATGTCAGAACGAGGTCAAGACACTAGAAAAATAAGAGTTTAATATGAACAAgtaagaaaattacatttttgtgaagCTTATTTAATCATTCAGTTGTGGTATGGTGGTATTTCCAAAGGATCACCACTAGGTGTCCTCAGAAGATCCCTCTCTAACATCTAGTCGCACTTTGTATGTAAACTCAGGCACACTGAAATGATTGTCATCAAATTCTTTTTACATGCTTTTTAATCTTCTGACTATATAGCTGGGACCCAACAGCATCCCTGCAGATATTGTGTTCATAGTGCAGCAGGAGAGTCATCCTCTGTTTGAAAGACAAGATGATGATCTGATCTACAAGACCCAAATCTCTCTGGAGATGGTGAGTCAtataacatgtgttttttatcagttaaaCCTAAAGAtttggtataaaaaaaacaaaaacactaaaacaacaaaaaaaaacatcttccaCAGGCCTTGACTGGCTTCTCTGTGAATGTGCAGACAATAGATGGAAGGCTAATCAATATTCCCATCAACGACATTGTGCAGTAAGTGCTTTTCTATACTGGGGCCAATGTGGAAATCTGTAATACTTGcaatattgtattttctttgtacTATTCATTTTACATGGATCTCAGATATTATAAAGGCTGGAtgaattttttaaatgttaagatCAGAACAGGGAGAGATGAGAAATGAGAGAGATCAATTCAAATAGTTCACATCACCCATACAGTTAAACAGGAACATTACTACAAGGATTTGTTTTGGCTTTGTGCCTCATCTCCATCAATAATCATTTTCCTGTCTCTGATTTGTTGTTTCAGCCCTAAATACAGAAAAGTGGTGCCTGGAGAGGGAATGCCGCTGTTCCAGGATCCTTCACAGAGAGGAGACCTCATTATTCATTTCGACATCCAGTTCCCCGAGAAGCTCTCCCCTGACAGAAAGCATCTGATCAAAAAAGCTTTGAAATAAATATCGATCCCATTTTAATACACTTGTTTCTATCCTGTGAtctttgattattattatcggTTTTATTTCCCTTATCCATCAAAGCACAATTTGATTCACATAACATTCATACTTTGagtataaataaacacaaaggaAGAAACAAAAGGCAAAGAAATCTGTAAACATAATCTCTGTGCAACATCAGCCTTCTGCCGGGCAGGAATCACAGAATTCTTGTGCAGTTGTGATTTGCTGCCATCATGGCTCGTTTCAGCTGCTCGTATGTAACAAACATCACCACGTTCCAGGAGCCCAGGCGTAAGAAAGAGGGCACGAACCTTAAGAGGAGGCGGAGAAAATCAGAAAAATTACAATTCATATTATCATCATTTTGTTCACAGCCATTCTTTTCCTGTTGCAAAAAACACTTACCCCTTATAAAAGGCAAGTGGTCCTTCTTTGGTCATCATGGTAGCAGCACAGTTGAAGACGCTTCTGTAGTGGCCAAGAGAAGAGTTCATATATCTTGTCTTGACCACATCGACAGGTGAAGCGATGACTGTCGTGCATAACCCTGCACCGAAGGCTGATATAAAGTGGCAGGGCAGGTTGTCTGTGGAGCGAAGGCTGTAAATTAGTGTCCCAGGAAGAGAAACCCTTAAATCATTCCACTGGATTATGTTGGGCTGCAGCCATTGTTTCACCTGTCAGGGGCGTGGACTTTAGAAGTGTATCCTTGATGAAGTCGTACGTCACCAGTTCTGTGCAGTTGACCGTCGCGTTCCGTAAAATGTTTGGAGCTGTACCTGCATGACGGAGTGAAATAAGCACATTTATTGTAAGAAATTGGAGAATAACCTTCAGGATCCTCGCAACTATCATTTATGAGTCTACCTTTCCAAAGGCCACGGATGCCTTCTTCCTTAGCAATGGTCCTGTAAGCATCAATTGTGCTAGAGTAGCGTCTGGCGACCCCAGAGGACCTGGCATGTGCCTGGAAGCGGACTTTCACCACATCTGTGGGCTGAGCTAACACAACCGCCATGGCACCTGTGGTACATCCCGCAAGCAGCCGAACGCCAATGCCTACATCTgaaccagagaggagagaggtggttGTCGCAGGACCGTCGCAACTAGaccaacaataataacacattCACAGATACTCACGCTCAGAGCCTCTGGTGTAGAACTGCTTTACCGAGTCGTAGAGGCCAATGCGGACAGAGGCGAAGCTCATCTGCCTCTGGAGTCCTGCCACCAGTCCACTGTAAAGACTCCTGGGTCCCTCTGTGCGCACCATGGTAGTGATGGTGCCAAACACTCCTCGATACTTCACCGCTGACCCATTCCCTGCTGCTCCAGAGCTTATGGCCTCCCCTTGGATCTGTGCAAGAACAATGGGAAATCGAAATTCAACTAAAGATAAGAAATCACggggtagagagggtcgtccgCCAACCAGATGGTCAGTAGTTCAATCCCCAGCACCTCCAGTCTTGATTAGATAGTAAAAGTGCTGAATGAGTGTTTGTTCCAGACTGGAAAATCTGTCCGCAATGCATACAATGGCCTTTAcacaaaatgttatatatatgtgCACATGTAAGATGTGTTGATGACATTGACTTGTACCTGCAGTCGCACTTTGGCTGTGTCCAAGGGAAAGGTGAGCAGGTCAGCGATACAGGCTGCAGTTCCTGCTCCCAAAAACTTCACAGCTGCCGACGGAGGCACATCAGCAGGTTTAAATCCAACCATTTTCCAGAGTTATTTGGATCAACACAAGGAACGGTTGAAAACTGATTGATGTGGACAGGACAAGAAGCTCCTgaaaatctgcaaaaatacaCCACATTGCATCCAAAGATTGTTGTATTCCACGAGCACCATGGCAAAGTTAAGTCATTAGAATACCAAAATATGCAATAGAGCATTTTATACTTGATTCTATGTCTTGTACTTAGCTCTGTACATGATAAACCCAATAGTTGGTTCACGTAACATGCTAATTAAGTAAAAGGGATATTCTTAATAACAGGTTTAACTGATGCTTAATGCAAGACAGCTGCAGACAGGAAAAGGATGCATGGACACAAGCATCAACTTATCGAGATCTGAACTTTGATAATAGATTCTTACCTTTTAGGTGATAGGACAAAAACTTCTGAGATCAGGATTCTCTAAACGTGTCCCTCTGGCTGAACTTTGTCCTAGCTATAAACTGATGTCCTTGTTTTTCCATAGAAGATTTTTCTATAGTGATTGGTCTTAAGATCATACTCCAAATCCtgggaaaacagaaacaagttcaaaaacaacatagaaatgtaacaaacaaaaataaaactgtcctaaaaaggaaaaacattatatttaagaTTGTACCGTGATGGTGAAATGCAGAGAATCTTGAAGTGAAAAGATCAAAATGAATGAAGTGAACCGACGCATGGACAGGATGCAGACGTGTGGGGAAGAGAACCACCCTTTAAATACTGCTGGGATGCTGTTACATCACTGCATGTGTTGCTGCTGCGGCCCCACCCCCACTGTATCTGTGGGCTGCCCGCCGTTCCCATGGGCCGACCGTAAACCTGTCTGTGTGACAAACAGTCTGTGGCTCGGTTTGCCTGATTTACCTTTTGTCTTCTTGGCTTTATAATCAAGCTCCCTCAgaccaacaacaaccacatcaCAACAAAGATTACAAACCTGAGTTGTGATAAATAAGAAGCCTGAATAATTACTGAATTTCTCTAATTATTGAGAAATTACTATTtcatgaaaatattgaaaaaattCGATTTTCTAACTTAGAATCATTTGGTTAGGTGCAGCATCTGTTTAAAGCTTTGTTCTCAGAATCACAGCACAGCAAGTGCAGACTTGCAGAGTGCTGAGTCATgctgaaaacacaagaacataCAAGAACACATAGTACGTCGCCCACCAAATTAGATCCGTATGTTCAGGGCCATTAACATATACGACTGCTCTTCGTTGAAATGTCCTGTCCATGACCTGTTGGTGCTGCACTGATAATGTGGTGCAACACTGAactgtgtttttgaaaataaattcataaacGGCTTAGTTTTGTTTAATATACGGATAAAGGGGAATCTACACGCAAATATGTTTCCATGATAGAGCTCCGTAAAGCAATGCAACATAATTAGGGAAAGGTTGGTGAAGTTGTATAAAGGAAGTCTCATCATAAGAATTAGAATGGTCTTCAGCAGAGTGCAtatctgccaaggccaaacagtcctcATATGAAACCACTTTAAAATTTACTAGATcagggtttttatttggatctgcaccagattgtTCACACTCATTAATACCAGTCTATATATAATCTGCCtggtttattttcatcaagatccctgagttattctctgagaaatcagggaaaatgtttcaaaacgccctatatctcacaatgttaaagtaagTGTAAAGGATCaaccccctgatctggatctgcactaCAGTGTAATGGGCTCTGTCTTGATCCACACCACATTgttccaccaggtttcgtggtGTTCCGTCCAGTAGTAGCGTAATTTTgctaaaccaaccaaaccaacaaacaaacggacaggggtgaaaacataacctccctggtaTCTATTCAATATCCATACCACTTATCCTTCATTGGTCGTGGGGGGAGCAATAGCCAATCTGACAATGGACGAGAGGCGgggttacaccctggacaggtcccATATGAAATATGTGGATTATAAACCGTGATGAAAAGATGCTTTGGCCCCTGAGCTCCTACActtgtgtgtgtacttattTATTTGCGAGGACCCTTTTGAGCAAAGGCATTTttgaaagtgaggacattttggctgatcctcactttttcaaaagcttgtttgagggttaagacttaattttaaggttagggttagtgcAGAGTCAGGGTTAGGGGCTGGCAGAAGCATTATGCTAATGATTGTCCTAACTATGgaagtacaagaatgtgtgtgtgtgtgtgtgtgtgtgtgtgtgtgtagaagttGATCATTCTCTCCATGTTCTTAACTCTTGAGATAGGAACGTCATCTACTGTAAGTGGACACCTCAGTCGGGGTAACCGGCCAAACTGTAAGCACCAGAGCTTTAACTTGCCAGGAAGCATGGACTGGTCGCTCGCAGTCTGTGAGGCTTACATCATAACATCGTCCAAGGCTTTTTATAGGTATCTCAGACACTGTTGGAATGGGTTCTCCATTAATGTAGAACATTTGGTCTAATCTCTTACTTTTGCTTATTGAGATGCTTCTTGAGAAACTTAAATACTTTGCACAAGCCTGCTTAA
This genomic window contains:
- the ucp2 gene encoding mitochondrial uncoupling protein 2; amino-acid sequence: MVGFKPADVPPSAAVKFLGAGTAACIADLLTFPLDTAKVRLQIQGEAISSGAAGNGSAVKYRGVFGTITTMVRTEGPRSLYSGLVAGLQRQMSFASVRIGLYDSVKQFYTRGSEHVGIGVRLLAGCTTGAMAVVLAQPTDVVKVRFQAHARSSGVARRYSSTIDAYRTIAKEEGIRGLWKGTAPNILRNATVNCTELVTYDFIKDTLLKSTPLTDNLPCHFISAFGAGLCTTVIASPVDVVKTRYMNSSLGHYRSVFNCAATMMTKEGPLAFYKGFVPSFLRLGSWNVVMFVTYEQLKRAMMAANHNCTRIL
- the LOC117774846 gene encoding dnaJ homolog subfamily B member 13-like, with translation MDEDYYKALKINKSATAADIKKAYRCLALKFHPNSSKEAGSSDRFSQLGEAYDVLSDPRKKATYDRFGEEGLKGGIPPEFGRGGAWSSKYAYHGNPEKTFKHFFGCDNPFAVFSANDVPLQFVGLQPVVVKTQDPPIERDLPLSLDDLFHGCTKKIKIYRNVRTSVMNEGGYTSSVKDKILSIDVNPGWKEGTRIVFSKEGDQLGPNSIPADIVFIVQQESHPLFERQDDDLIYKTQISLEMALTGFSVNVQTIDGRLINIPINDIVHPKYRKVVPGEGMPLFQDPSQRGDLIIHFDIQFPEKLSPDRKHLIKKALK